One segment of uncultured Roseibium sp. DNA contains the following:
- a CDS encoding amino acid deaminase, whose protein sequence is MTEKTNHLLGAARPWEAPLTGLEKGVPAGQGGVPLHQVGAQGWNLLAEDLPLPVAVLRERALRANSAWMQQYLGQAGVSIAPHGKTSMAPALFDLQVRDGAWAITVSTPQHFAVAREFGYSRIFMANQLVGRRGIADVIDGLKASPDLEFFCLVDDADNVAVLAETVRKRGFDRPLNVLVELGYQGGRTGCRTLPEALAVARTVASAPDALRLAGIEGFEGLLRNDGTPEVLSQVDALLRGMVTLAETAEQEGLFGDGEVLLSAGGSSYYDLVAARLSTARLKHPYRVLIRSGCYITHDSHMYVRAREALSRRDPELAATGELAHALEVWAYVQSRPERQKAIVGFGKRDASYDDPPVALKWFRPGTHEKPVSMPDGHVVQRLNDQHCHLQIPEESPLRVGDMIGFGISHPCLTFDKWRVLHLVDERYRVTGSIRTYF, encoded by the coding sequence ATGACGGAAAAGACCAATCACCTGTTAGGCGCCGCGCGCCCATGGGAAGCACCTCTGACGGGACTTGAAAAAGGCGTGCCAGCCGGACAGGGGGGCGTGCCGCTTCATCAGGTTGGAGCGCAAGGATGGAACCTTCTTGCGGAAGATTTGCCACTCCCTGTCGCCGTTCTGCGCGAGCGCGCCTTGCGGGCCAACAGCGCATGGATGCAACAGTACCTTGGACAAGCTGGTGTCAGCATAGCACCACATGGCAAGACCTCCATGGCACCGGCTCTTTTCGACCTTCAAGTGAGAGACGGTGCCTGGGCGATTACCGTCTCGACACCCCAGCATTTCGCGGTGGCCCGGGAATTCGGGTATTCGCGTATCTTCATGGCCAATCAGCTTGTTGGCCGCCGGGGGATCGCGGACGTGATCGACGGCCTGAAAGCCTCCCCGGATCTGGAGTTCTTCTGTCTGGTCGACGATGCGGACAACGTAGCGGTCCTTGCTGAGACTGTGCGTAAGCGTGGGTTTGACCGGCCACTGAACGTGCTTGTGGAACTGGGCTATCAAGGCGGACGGACCGGCTGCAGAACACTTCCGGAAGCGCTGGCGGTCGCAAGGACGGTCGCCTCGGCCCCCGATGCCCTGCGTCTGGCAGGCATTGAGGGCTTCGAAGGGCTTTTGCGCAATGACGGCACACCGGAGGTTCTCTCGCAGGTGGATGCCCTCCTTCGGGGCATGGTGACGCTCGCCGAAACGGCGGAACAGGAAGGCCTTTTTGGGGACGGCGAGGTCCTGCTGTCCGCCGGCGGGTCATCCTATTACGACCTGGTCGCCGCAAGGCTGTCGACCGCCAGGCTCAAGCACCCGTATAGGGTGCTGATCCGCTCCGGCTGCTACATCACGCATGATTCCCATATGTATGTCCGTGCCCGCGAGGCGCTGTCGCGTCGCGACCCGGAGCTGGCTGCAACCGGCGAGCTCGCGCACGCGCTAGAAGTCTGGGCCTATGTCCAGTCACGGCCGGAAAGACAGAAGGCAATTGTCGGGTTTGGCAAGCGAGATGCCTCCTATGACGATCCGCCTGTTGCGCTGAAGTGGTTCAGACCGGGCACGCATGAGAAGCCGGTTTCCATGCCGGATGGCCATGTTGTGCAACGTCTCAACGATCAGCACTGCCATCTGCAAATTCCTGAGGAATCGCCATTGCGTGTCGGAGACATGATCGGGTTCGGCATTTCCCATCCTTGCCTGACATTCGACAAGTGGCGGGTGCTTCACTTGGTGGACGAGCGTTACCGGGTGACGGGCTCCATCCGTACCTATTTCTGA
- a CDS encoding SDR family oxidoreductase, which translates to MITGGASGIGAATAQLATSSGYRVVLADIAVDRALDQAKRLGEGAWAVRLDITSEEDWTNALNEVWEREGRLDVLINNAAVVHTGWARDLPLSAHHDTIRTNCIGAINGMMSVLPRFKQQGSGHLITVASMVAFIPYPGLASYAAAKHALRAFHVALSIEESGGPVDFTLVYPGATETPMLEKETQDDALALAFAGTPATAEDVARSIIDAITSKPDEIYLPPERGAAVRNLGTDISALRNHVAKNTVIGWENLQRRRDRMSADS; encoded by the coding sequence ATGATCACCGGTGGCGCGAGCGGCATCGGCGCGGCCACCGCACAACTTGCAACATCATCGGGATACCGGGTGGTCTTAGCCGATATCGCAGTTGATCGTGCATTAGACCAGGCAAAGCGGCTGGGAGAAGGAGCATGGGCCGTCCGTCTGGACATTACCAGCGAAGAGGATTGGACAAACGCCCTCAATGAGGTTTGGGAACGCGAAGGCCGGCTAGATGTGCTGATAAACAATGCCGCGGTTGTTCATACCGGCTGGGCACGGGATCTTCCGCTTTCCGCCCATCATGACACGATCCGGACCAACTGCATTGGAGCGATCAACGGCATGATGTCCGTGCTCCCGCGCTTCAAGCAGCAAGGTTCCGGCCACTTGATTACGGTGGCAAGCATGGTGGCGTTCATTCCCTATCCGGGACTTGCCAGTTATGCCGCGGCAAAACATGCTCTGCGGGCCTTCCATGTCGCCCTGTCAATCGAAGAGAGCGGAGGGCCGGTCGACTTCACCCTCGTCTATCCGGGCGCAACCGAGACCCCGATGCTGGAAAAGGAAACACAAGACGATGCCCTTGCTCTTGCGTTCGCGGGTACTCCGGCTACGGCGGAAGATGTTGCTCGTTCCATTATCGACGCGATCACCTCAAAGCCCGATGAAATCTATCTGCCCCCCGAACGGGGGGCGGCGGTGCGCAATCTCGGCACCGATATTTCCGCGCTGCGCAATCATGTCGCGAAAAACACGGTCATCGGCTGGGAAAATCTTCAGCGGCGGCGCGATCGCATGAGCGCCGATAGCTAG
- a CDS encoding GntR family transcriptional regulator, producing the protein MKRGIFLEPEEETVLTREIPLDLSRDSLSERIYSHLRLELLSGLYAPGSRLSIRRLASAMNTSPTPVREAIFQLVREGALELRPGHQPRVPSLNIPVYINIRETRVPLERLAGELAAVNITPEEIASLREYHAKFQQGEAEEQWRDALIANQNFHFLIYNASKNPVLVRVIENLWLLAGPFVNSQYPHIRQADVEAHPHLLIIDALERRSPAETGDLLVRDLREGSYRILRHLETEEKAAATSAAGSRSAK; encoded by the coding sequence ATGAAGCGAGGAATTTTCTTGGAGCCGGAAGAGGAGACAGTTTTAACGCGTGAGATACCGCTCGATCTGTCGCGAGACAGCCTTTCCGAGCGGATCTATTCGCATTTGCGACTTGAGCTTCTGTCGGGGCTGTACGCGCCCGGATCACGCCTATCCATTCGCAGGCTAGCTTCCGCCATGAACACCTCTCCGACTCCGGTGCGCGAGGCAATTTTCCAGCTCGTTCGCGAAGGGGCACTTGAATTGCGGCCAGGCCATCAACCGCGCGTCCCCTCGCTCAATATCCCCGTCTATATCAATATCCGCGAAACACGGGTACCGCTAGAACGATTAGCCGGCGAGCTGGCCGCCGTAAATATTACGCCAGAAGAAATCGCATCACTGCGTGAGTACCACGCGAAATTTCAACAGGGAGAGGCGGAAGAGCAATGGCGTGATGCGCTTATCGCCAACCAGAATTTCCACTTTCTCATATACAATGCGTCGAAGAACCCGGTTCTCGTCAGGGTTATCGAAAACCTCTGGCTGCTGGCCGGTCCTTTCGTGAACAGCCAATACCCGCATATCCGCCAAGCAGACGTGGAGGCACATCCGCACCTCCTGATCATCGATGCGCTCGAGCGGCGATCACCGGCGGAAACCGGTGATCTTCTTGTTCGCGATTTGAGAGAAGGCTCTTATCGCATTCTTCGTCATCTGGAGACGGAGGAGAAAGCGGCAGCTACGTCAGCGGCAGGAAGCCGCTCCGCCAAATAG
- a CDS encoding IS6 family transposase: MNAFKGRHFSGEVVLWAVLWYCRYGISYRDLEQMMAERGERVDHPTTYRWVQIYAPEMEKRLRWQWRRPTSGSWRVDETYIKVRGKWTYLYRAVDKFGNTIDFYLSSTGNTKAAKRFLGKALRGLKDWEKPHTINTDKAPAYDGAAISELKAEGKCPEETEYRQVKYLNNIVEADHGKLKQLIRPVRGFKTMKSAYATIKGFEVMRALSKGQAGIFNFSNDVLGEARIVERAFDIGPCALAEAMTMLENHLQDGKA; the protein is encoded by the coding sequence ATGAATGCGTTCAAAGGCCGTCATTTCAGCGGCGAGGTCGTTTTGTGGGCGGTTCTCTGGTATTGCCGGTACGGGATCAGCTACCGCGATCTTGAACAGATGATGGCTGAACGCGGTGAGCGCGTTGATCACCCCACGACCTACCGGTGGGTTCAGATTTATGCGCCGGAGATGGAAAAGCGGCTGCGCTGGCAATGGCGCCGGCCGACGTCGGGTAGTTGGCGGGTCGATGAAACCTACATCAAGGTCCGCGGCAAATGGACCTATCTCTACCGGGCCGTGGACAAGTTCGGCAACACAATCGATTTCTACCTCTCGTCCACCGGGAACACCAAGGCGGCGAAGCGGTTCCTGGGCAAAGCCTTGAGAGGCCTGAAAGACTGGGAAAAGCCCCATACGATCAACACCGACAAGGCCCCTGCTTATGATGGTGCTGCCATTTCCGAGCTGAAGGCGGAAGGTAAATGCCCCGAAGAAACCGAGTATCGCCAGGTCAAGTATCTCAATAACATCGTCGAGGCCGATCACGGCAAGCTGAAGCAGTTGATCCGGCCAGTACGCGGCTTCAAGACCATGAAGTCCGCCTATGCAACCATCAAGGGTTTTGAGGTCATGCGTGCCCTGAGCAAGGGCCAGGCCGGCATCTTCAACTTTTCAAACGATGTCCTCGGTGAGGCCCGCATTGTCGAGAGGGCGTTCGACATCGGTCCATGTGCTCTGGCCGAGGCGATGACTATGCTCGAAAACCATCTTCAGGATGGAAAAGCTTAA
- a CDS encoding ABC transporter permease — MARALTSRLLFGALIVLLYLFLLLPVLGITYVSFFNSQFLSFPPPGYTLRWFANVFEQEALISGFITSAEVALLASLIGVVSGVMASLALVHFEFPGREAIESFLLAPLLVPGIVIGTALYVFYIQIAQSSGWNPTRSLVGLVIAHVMLTIPWSVRLIAASMGMLDRSVEEAARNLGAGALKAFLLVTLPRMRAGIVAAALFSFVISFENLEVSVLLVQPGATTLPIAMLQYIEWNMDPTLAAASTVQILVIGALLLISDRFVKLSQVV, encoded by the coding sequence ATGGCCCGTGCTCTGACATCTCGCCTCCTGTTCGGCGCGCTGATCGTGCTGCTCTATCTCTTCCTACTGCTGCCGGTGCTGGGGATTACCTATGTCAGCTTCTTCAACAGCCAGTTCCTGTCGTTCCCACCTCCCGGATATACGTTACGTTGGTTCGCCAACGTGTTCGAGCAGGAAGCGCTGATCAGTGGCTTCATCACGAGTGCCGAGGTTGCCCTCCTCGCTTCCCTGATCGGCGTGGTGTCCGGCGTAATGGCAAGCCTGGCGCTGGTTCACTTCGAGTTTCCCGGCCGCGAAGCAATCGAGAGCTTCCTTCTTGCTCCCCTCCTTGTTCCGGGGATCGTAATCGGCACGGCGCTCTACGTCTTCTACATCCAGATCGCCCAGTCTTCAGGCTGGAACCCGACACGCTCGCTCGTCGGCTTGGTGATAGCGCATGTGATGCTGACCATCCCCTGGTCGGTGCGCCTGATCGCAGCCTCCATGGGGATGCTGGATCGTTCGGTGGAAGAAGCTGCCCGCAACCTGGGGGCCGGCGCGCTAAAGGCATTCCTTCTCGTCACGCTGCCGCGCATGCGTGCGGGGATCGTCGCCGCGGCTCTGTTCTCATTCGTCATCAGCTTCGAGAACCTCGAGGTCTCCGTGCTGCTGGTTCAACCCGGCGCCACAACGTTACCAATCGCGATGCTCCAGTACATCGAGTGGAACATGGATCCGACGCTCGCGGCCGCCAGCACCGTGCAGATCCTCGTCATCGGTGCGCTGCTGCTGATTTCCGACCGTTTCGTCAAGCTCTCTCAGGTGGTGTAA
- a CDS encoding ABC transporter ATP-binding protein — translation MAELVIRNLVKTYNDHRAVDTINLKAETAELVALLGPSGCGKTTLLRSIAGFVPISSGSIEIDGRDVSKLAPNKRNTGMVFQNYALFPHMSVAENVAFGLAMRKVPKSEIEKRVAHALDLVSLTDYAERRPRALSGGQQQRVAVARALVVNPDVFLLDEPLSNLDAKLRMSVGMQLRALQRKLGLTTVFVTHDQKEALMMADRLVIMRAGRVVQEGTAEHLYQEPATRFVADFLGHSNVLTGTPVEGGFRTDGGIMLPSASTDGPRVLAVRPENLLLGGETEGVETVLDATVETVTYLGSITEASLLLPGGERVVAHHQNRTDSELHLAVGDKIRVGWRTNATQLLIDDMSEAA, via the coding sequence ATGGCCGAGCTCGTAATTCGTAACCTCGTCAAGACCTATAACGACCACCGCGCGGTGGACACCATCAACCTCAAGGCAGAAACTGCAGAACTCGTCGCCCTGTTAGGCCCCTCGGGCTGCGGAAAGACGACACTTCTACGCTCCATTGCCGGCTTTGTGCCCATTTCCTCAGGTTCCATCGAGATCGACGGACGAGACGTCAGCAAGCTGGCACCGAACAAGCGCAACACCGGCATGGTGTTTCAAAATTACGCGCTTTTCCCTCACATGAGCGTGGCGGAGAATGTTGCCTTCGGCCTGGCCATGCGCAAGGTTCCCAAGTCGGAAATCGAAAAGCGGGTCGCACATGCCCTCGACCTGGTGTCGCTGACGGACTACGCCGAGCGACGTCCGCGTGCGCTATCGGGCGGCCAGCAGCAGCGTGTGGCCGTAGCCCGCGCCCTTGTGGTCAACCCAGACGTCTTCCTGCTCGATGAACCCTTGTCGAACCTCGACGCCAAGCTGCGTATGAGCGTTGGAATGCAACTGCGCGCCCTTCAGCGGAAGCTCGGTCTTACAACGGTCTTCGTCACCCACGACCAGAAGGAGGCCCTGATGATGGCCGATCGGCTGGTTATCATGCGCGCCGGCCGGGTCGTGCAGGAAGGCACGGCGGAGCATCTTTACCAGGAGCCCGCGACGCGCTTTGTCGCCGACTTTCTCGGCCACTCCAACGTGTTGACGGGAACGCCTGTCGAAGGCGGTTTCAGAACCGATGGTGGCATCATGCTGCCAAGCGCAAGCACCGACGGGCCGCGCGTTCTTGCCGTTCGGCCCGAGAACCTGCTGCTGGGCGGCGAGACGGAAGGCGTCGAAACGGTACTGGACGCCACGGTCGAGACAGTCACCTACCTCGGTTCCATAACCGAGGCGAGCCTCTTGCTCCCTGGTGGCGAGCGCGTCGTCGCCCATCACCAGAACCGAACCGACAGCGAACTGCACCTGGCGGTCGGTGACAAGATTCGTGTTGGCTGGCGTACCAACGCCACCCAGCTCCTGATTGACGACATGTCCGAGGCGGCCTGA
- a CDS encoding extracellular solute-binding protein translates to MSRFTLTRRSMLVGAAAAGATLAAPSVLRAQTSRVIVGAWGGDYERLLKSAVNPKTQESGVDLVIDTGNATSRKTKMITALRIGGGAMDVSCLSNSDMHQMSVAGALMQVDELGLTRQDKIFPQFAKPYAIPHIYSAMTIIYDRSQVDTPPTSIKDLWTEEYLGKVGFSDILFNYYLVIAAATFGKNGNDFAAAKAAYDEYKEKSGGVRVYSSNEAIANAFNAKEIKATIMWKARAIQWRKAGLDLVAVAPSEGAVPVVFEAGCTSFATNVKGAGVTLDALLDPELQLKFAEAMGYLPTVSDAPISDKMREDLGFTDAERENFILPDLDYIAKEQSETLAWWNQSFKA, encoded by the coding sequence ATGTCCCGTTTCACACTGACCCGTCGTTCCATGCTCGTGGGTGCCGCTGCCGCAGGCGCAACCCTTGCCGCACCATCCGTTCTGCGCGCCCAGACGAGCCGCGTCATCGTCGGCGCCTGGGGCGGGGACTACGAGCGTCTGCTCAAGTCGGCAGTCAATCCCAAGACCCAGGAAAGCGGCGTCGATCTCGTCATCGACACGGGTAACGCGACCTCGCGCAAGACCAAGATGATCACCGCCCTGCGCATTGGCGGCGGCGCAATGGACGTCTCCTGCCTGTCCAACTCCGACATGCATCAGATGTCCGTCGCCGGCGCTCTGATGCAGGTTGACGAACTCGGCCTTACCCGCCAGGACAAAATCTTCCCACAGTTCGCCAAGCCCTACGCCATCCCGCATATCTATAGCGCGATGACGATCATCTACGACCGCTCGCAGGTCGACACCCCGCCCACGTCAATTAAGGACCTGTGGACGGAGGAATATCTGGGCAAGGTCGGTTTCTCCGACATTCTTTTCAATTACTACCTGGTGATCGCGGCAGCCACCTTCGGCAAGAATGGCAATGACTTCGCCGCAGCAAAGGCCGCTTATGACGAGTACAAGGAAAAGTCCGGCGGCGTGCGTGTCTATTCCTCCAACGAGGCAATCGCAAACGCATTCAATGCCAAGGAGATCAAGGCCACGATCATGTGGAAGGCGCGCGCCATCCAGTGGCGCAAGGCCGGGCTCGACCTCGTCGCCGTCGCCCCGAGCGAGGGTGCGGTTCCGGTGGTCTTCGAAGCCGGTTGCACATCCTTCGCCACGAACGTGAAAGGCGCGGGAGTCACTCTCGATGCCTTGCTCGATCCCGAGTTGCAGCTCAAGTTCGCTGAAGCGATGGGCTACCTGCCTACGGTTTCCGACGCTCCGATCTCAGACAAGATGCGCGAGGATCTCGGTTTCACCGACGCAGAACGTGAGAACTTCATCCTGCCGGACCTCGACTACATCGCCAAGGAGCAGAGCGAAACGCTCGCTTGGTGGAACCAGAGCTTCAAGGCCTGA
- a CDS encoding ABC transporter permease has protein sequence MALSATDLKRGGTASALLLPATLLVVVALVAPMLTLLRYSFNAYDPVMLMRETFTLENYARFFTEPYYHEVILTTLAVAFGASFGALLLGFPLAYFLARTKSRYKSLLVVLVVFPLLVGNVVRAAGWIALFGSHGILNVTLMKLGLIESPLEIMYTDWAVIIGTLSVVMPFMVLSLQSVIENVDFSVVDAALNLGASRFQAFRLVFLPLVMPGVTAGFALIFILCMNAYATPYLLGGPGYKMMAPALYEQISMISNWPFGSALAFILMATTVLATLVVTRVVRGKTV, from the coding sequence ATGGCTCTGTCCGCAACAGATCTGAAGCGTGGAGGGACGGCGTCCGCGCTGCTCCTCCCCGCGACGCTGCTGGTGGTCGTGGCGCTGGTCGCGCCTATGCTGACGCTTTTACGCTACAGCTTCAACGCCTACGACCCCGTCATGCTCATGCGCGAGACCTTCACCCTGGAGAACTACGCGCGTTTCTTCACCGAACCCTACTACCACGAGGTCATTCTCACGACCCTCGCGGTGGCATTTGGCGCAAGCTTTGGCGCCCTTCTGCTGGGCTTCCCGTTGGCTTATTTCCTCGCCCGCACAAAAAGCCGCTACAAGAGCCTTCTGGTCGTCCTTGTGGTGTTTCCGCTGCTGGTTGGCAACGTTGTGCGCGCCGCCGGATGGATTGCGCTTTTCGGATCGCACGGCATTTTGAACGTTACGCTGATGAAGCTCGGCCTCATAGAGAGCCCGCTTGAAATCATGTACACCGACTGGGCCGTGATCATTGGCACGCTTTCAGTCGTCATGCCCTTCATGGTGCTCAGCTTGCAGAGCGTGATCGAGAACGTCGATTTCTCGGTTGTGGACGCCGCCCTCAATCTCGGCGCGAGCCGATTCCAGGCCTTTCGCCTCGTCTTTCTCCCCCTTGTCATGCCTGGCGTGACAGCCGGCTTCGCGCTCATCTTCATCCTCTGCATGAACGCCTACGCGACGCCATATCTGCTTGGTGGGCCGGGCTACAAGATGATGGCTCCAGCGCTTTACGAGCAGATCTCGATGATCTCGAACTGGCCGTTCGGCTCCGCCCTCGCCTTTATTCTCATGGCGACGACCGTTCTGGCGACCCTGGTGGTGACGCGCGTCGTGCGCGGCAAAACCGTCTAA